The Acidobacteriota bacterium DNA window TGGCGGCGAATCGCCGGTCCCGATGGTTGCTTTGATATAGGCCACCCGGCCGCGGAAGGCGATCCGGCCCTGCGGCAACTGGATTTCCATGGGCAGGAAATCCTCCTGTTCGGCCCGCATGGGTGTTTCGATCAGCATGCCGGACAGGCTGATTTTCTGAACCTCGAAGTCGATCTCGCTCTTGACGACCACGGTGGCGCTGCCGTTGGGCTTGAACCGCCCGAAAAGCCGGCGGTTCACGTCCAGGGTGACACTTTCCTCGATGATCTGGAGCAGGGCGGAGGCCTTGTCCGACAGCACGTCGTGGAAATTGACGCCGGCCTGGTAGACGGGCGCAACCTCGGTGTCGGATATCCGCCGGGTCCGCTGCAGCATGCACCAGACCACCACGCCGGGCATGCGGACCTCGCCTTCGGTGGCGCTTTGGCGGATGGTGAAGTTGTAGGTGCGGCCGACGTCGAGGGGCCGGTTGGTTTCCAGCGCCATTCCGCCGATGCTCATGTTAATCACTTCCGCCTGCAGATTGTAGAGGACCACGCCTTCGACATCGTGGACCTCAAAGCGGGGATACCGGCGCGCCTTGGTGTGATGCTGGGACATCGGCACCTCAAATGCAGGACCTTCGGT harbors:
- a CDS encoding PilZ domain-containing protein, producing MSQHHTKARRYPRFEVHDVEGVVLYNLQAEVINMSIGGMALETNRPLDVGRTYNFTIRQSATEGEVRMPGVVVWCMLQRTRRISDTEVAPVYQAGVNFHDVLSDKASALLQIIEESVTLDVNRRLFGRFKPNGSATVVVKSEIDFEVQKISLSGMLIETPMRAEQEDFLPMEIQLPQGRIAFRGRVAYIKATIGTGDSPPRYHLGIEFHDLTPADRDRLETFIAEMVQSLSKGQPPPAKT